From Gimesia panareensis, the proteins below share one genomic window:
- a CDS encoding RNA polymerase subunit sigma produces the protein MSGPIVRTGTTPKFWENYDKIFGEPDKKGTKKKAASKKGSAKKKAAKKTAAAKKSPAKKVTAKKAPAKKAAKKKAKKK, from the coding sequence ATGAGCGGCCCCATTGTTCGTACAGGCACGACTCCCAAATTCTGGGAAAATTATGATAAAATCTTTGGCGAACCCGATAAAAAGGGAACCAAAAAGAAAGCAGCTTCCAAAAAGGGAAGTGCTAAGAAGAAAGCAGCAAAAAAAACCGCTGCCGCAAAGAAGTCTCCTGCGAAAAAAGTAACTGCAAAAAAGGCACCTGCTAAAAAAGCAGCGAAGAAAAAAGCAAAGAAAAAATAA
- a CDS encoding IS5 family transposase (programmed frameshift), with product MTRVSRPATGRNITGSRTEPKPQLSDEQWLLIKDLFPEPPVNAAGGRPRVAARECLEGILWVLRTGARWKDLPTFLPSPSTCWRRFKEWTEDGVFLEAWQRLLEHLDRRKLVVWSEAFGDGTFCPAKKGAPDVGKTKRGKGTKLMLLVDGNGLPLALDRASASPAEVKLIESLLDQRVLPRDPDRLIYDRAADSDPLRTELAERQIELICPHRKNRVKPATQDGRALRRYRRRWKVERTFSWLFNFRRLVIRYERYSHLFLGFAQLACVFTLLNKL from the exons ATGACCCGCGTGTCACGACCTGCCACAGGTCGCAACATTACCGGGTCCAGGACGGAACCAAAACCACAACTCTCGGACGAGCAATGGCTTCTGATCAAAGATCTGTTTCCAGAACCACCGGTAAACGCAGCCGGAGGGCGGCCCAGAGTGGCTGCCCGCGAGTGCCTCGAAGGAATCCTTTGGGTATTAAGGACCGGTGCCCGATGGAAAGATTTACCAACATTTTTACCATCTCCCAGCACCTGCTGGCGGCGTTTCAAGGAATGGACCGAAGACGGTGTCTTCCTGGAAGCGTGGCAGCGATTGCTCGAACACTTAGACCGCCGGAAGCTGGTTGTCTGGTCGGAAGCATTCGGGGATGGCACATTCTGCCCCGCAAAAAAAGGGGCGC CCGATGTCGGAAAGACAAAACGGGGAAAGGGAACCAAGCTTATGCTGCTGGTCGACGGAAACGGGCTCCCTCTCGCTTTGGATCGTGCCAGTGCCTCTCCGGCAGAGGTGAAGCTGATTGAATCCCTGCTGGACCAGCGAGTTTTGCCACGCGACCCCGATCGCCTGATTTATGATCGTGCGGCCGACAGCGATCCCCTGCGCACAGAGCTGGCGGAACGGCAGATAGAGCTGATCTGTCCGCATCGCAAGAACCGTGTGAAACCAGCGACGCAAGATGGGCGTGCTCTGCGACGATATCGACGCCGCTGGAAAGTCGAACGCACCTTCAGTTGGCTGTTCAACTTTCGTCGTCTGGTAATACGGTATGAACGATACAGTCATTTGTTTTTAGGATTCGCACAACTCGCGTGCGTGTTCACATTACTTAATAAGTTATGA
- a CDS encoding pyridoxal phosphate-dependent decarboxylase family protein, protein MTDNLELKSARSRIEAAYDPDLLSAASQTLSELLTLHARSLDEPDTPVLNWRAPAENLQQALEQLLQAPTTDLATSDLPQRIQEFRALAQTLLDRGHNLQNPRYIGHQVPASIPLAGLFDAITAVTNQVMAVYEMGPWATAVELALIEMIGTEIGFTPGEFTGLVTHGGSLANLTGLLAARNQSCPEIGTLGPQAQLEASPVLLVSADAHYSVTRSANILGIGTEQILKIPLDEHRRMQPLALEELILECRSENRKIIAVVACACATPIGAFDPLEQIADLCEKYQIWLHVDAAHGGPTCFSKRYRHLTQGLHRADSVVFDAHKMMFIPALSAFLFFKNKAHRFTAFQQQAPYLFDPSAPEIADYDLGLRTIECTKRANSYALWGIWALFGKQLFADLVDVTFETAGIFQRLLQETPDFEAVHEPECNIVVFRYQPAWLAALPLEQQNMIHFRIRRQIIESGEFYIVHSVIDGQAAFRITVMNPLTTEAHLKQLLNSICSKADHFKDEFPVTRQTDHCEQT, encoded by the coding sequence ATGACCGATAACCTCGAACTCAAGTCTGCACGCTCCCGAATTGAAGCCGCCTACGACCCTGATTTACTTTCTGCAGCCAGTCAGACGTTATCAGAACTCCTCACCCTGCACGCCCGCTCTTTAGATGAACCGGATACGCCGGTGTTAAACTGGCGAGCTCCTGCTGAGAATCTGCAACAGGCACTGGAACAGCTGTTACAGGCCCCCACGACCGATTTGGCGACCTCCGATCTTCCGCAACGGATTCAGGAGTTTCGCGCACTTGCACAAACGCTGCTCGACCGGGGACATAACCTGCAAAACCCCCGCTATATCGGTCATCAGGTCCCTGCATCCATTCCACTGGCAGGCCTGTTTGATGCGATCACGGCAGTGACCAATCAGGTAATGGCCGTTTACGAAATGGGGCCCTGGGCTACTGCTGTCGAACTGGCACTGATTGAAATGATCGGTACTGAAATCGGTTTTACACCCGGGGAATTTACAGGGCTGGTCACACATGGAGGCTCGCTGGCAAATCTGACCGGATTACTGGCGGCTCGTAATCAGAGTTGTCCGGAAATCGGAACACTCGGCCCACAGGCACAACTGGAGGCGTCCCCGGTTCTGCTTGTTTCCGCGGATGCTCATTACAGCGTCACCCGTTCCGCCAACATTCTGGGAATTGGCACCGAGCAGATTCTCAAAATTCCTCTCGACGAACACCGCCGCATGCAACCCCTGGCGCTGGAAGAACTGATCCTGGAATGCAGATCCGAAAATCGGAAGATCATCGCCGTAGTAGCCTGTGCCTGTGCAACGCCGATTGGCGCTTTCGATCCGCTGGAACAGATCGCAGATCTGTGTGAAAAGTATCAGATCTGGTTGCACGTTGACGCTGCACATGGAGGCCCGACCTGTTTCTCAAAGCGTTATCGACACCTGACACAGGGACTGCATCGGGCAGACAGTGTCGTGTTTGATGCACACAAAATGATGTTCATCCCCGCCTTGAGTGCGTTTCTGTTTTTTAAGAACAAAGCCCATCGCTTTACCGCTTTCCAGCAGCAGGCACCCTATCTGTTTGATCCTTCTGCTCCCGAAATTGCCGACTACGACCTGGGACTGCGGACCATCGAATGCACGAAACGAGCCAACAGCTACGCCCTCTGGGGAATCTGGGCACTGTTTGGGAAACAGCTGTTTGCAGATCTGGTCGATGTCACATTCGAAACGGCCGGCATTTTTCAGCGACTGCTACAGGAGACCCCCGATTTCGAAGCGGTTCACGAACCAGAGTGCAATATCGTCGTCTTCCGCTATCAGCCCGCCTGGCTGGCAGCTTTGCCACTGGAGCAGCAGAATATGATCCATTTCCGTATCCGGCGACAAATCATTGAGTCCGGGGAATTCTATATCGTTCATTCTGTAATCGATGGACAGGCTGCGTTTCGGATTACGGTCATGAATCCGCTTACCACTGAAGCACATTTAAAGCAATTGTTGAATTCGATCTGCAGCAAAGCGGATCATTTTAAAGATGAATTTCCTGTCACACGCCAGACGGATCATTGTGAACAGACTTGA
- a CDS encoding PAS domain-containing hybrid sensor histidine kinase/response regulator, translated as MKFKFGSGREKQNQFRIDSTQKTIASRKESHSPESDNASIKLIIESIPSGAVLQTDGSLFFNQRANELLGDSQGHPDVFEENVTRLFALQSNSTCDSVDNSSQTEFWARYHDGEQCLCEVTLPVRQDSSLWLFDEITLRRQNERLHHLLTSRTSDVTGNEFFKRLVTALADALKLKCVLLVKHQTIHFEPGRLYSGKCQTVGACFDGELIPDFEYEVEGTPCADAIGLDPYSIENNVAKLYPKDTFLSEHGIESYFSFPMVDKHGAVQGHLVLLGDRPIYEDLCDIPAIKSYTYRAAAELSREYAEKKLKESELRITMAARGSEIGLWDYDVITKQARFDDKWYTMLGYTPYEIPASYATWQSLVHPEDLTPTLKLLEDYLEGKVPSYEAEVRMKTKSGQWKWILTRGKISAYSPHQKPVQVIGTHIDIDDLKRSQQIRLQNEARLRIIMEQIPAILWTTDQNNHYTSIVGAGLNQLGIQPDDAVGKPIYEFHESEEVSEYMTAMHERTLKGESVRFEQQLQNTILDIHIAPLRNSHEQIIGCIGLAIDVTVRKKTIEQLNRQRILRQRILLQTIFHSVTDVMIVTDRSHNIVMCNESIQMHFRCKEADLLGRPVRELVKSESDYQEQFTRVSYPNTHVLKPFIVEYLRADNSIFQGETIITPLRRSDNQITGYIQVIRDITDRIQMEAEKDHLHAQMLHAQKLESLGVLAGGVAHDFNNLLLAILGNTNLALMELQENSPISQNVKNIEIAARHATKICERLLAYSGRRTFVTTTFNLNQIIQETVEILKTIISPNAHIDLNLSRDNLLIHGDTGQIEQVVLNLLTNASEAIQNQKDAGKIDVRTGFLELNQDDFSYYYFCENVSPGRFIFFEIEDNGSGMDEDCQSKMFDPFFTTKFTGRGLGLAGVSGIIRGHHGGLFVQSAVESGSCFRVILPVATDPEEEITTDSSVDPVVPADVGYVLVIDDDQAVCNVVTNVLKRFGFSVLLANSGSQGIEVFERNRDSISVVLLDMTMPGMSGVETLRQLQDKQINVPVILTSGLSENDISDQMDSSEIVHFLKKPYKPQKLVNIVSKALLRHQIKDDATGKY; from the coding sequence ATGAAGTTCAAGTTCGGTTCCGGCAGAGAGAAACAAAATCAGTTCCGTATCGATTCTACGCAGAAAACAATCGCGTCGCGAAAAGAATCCCACTCGCCTGAGAGTGACAATGCCTCTATTAAATTGATCATCGAAAGCATTCCCTCGGGGGCGGTGTTGCAGACGGATGGCAGTTTATTTTTTAATCAGCGTGCGAATGAGCTGTTAGGGGATTCCCAGGGACATCCTGACGTCTTCGAAGAGAATGTTACCCGTCTGTTTGCGTTACAGTCCAACTCAACATGCGACTCCGTTGACAATTCTTCTCAGACAGAATTCTGGGCTAGATATCATGATGGGGAACAGTGCCTGTGTGAAGTTACCTTGCCTGTCCGACAAGACTCCAGTCTCTGGCTGTTTGATGAGATCACCTTAAGGAGACAGAATGAACGTCTGCATCACCTGTTGACCAGCAGAACCAGTGATGTGACCGGTAATGAGTTTTTTAAACGTCTGGTGACAGCGCTTGCGGATGCTTTGAAACTGAAATGTGTGTTGCTTGTCAAACATCAGACAATTCACTTTGAACCAGGAAGACTGTATTCGGGGAAATGTCAGACAGTCGGGGCCTGTTTTGATGGAGAACTGATCCCTGATTTTGAATATGAGGTAGAAGGTACTCCTTGCGCCGATGCGATTGGCCTTGATCCATACAGTATCGAAAATAATGTCGCCAAGTTGTATCCGAAGGATACCTTTCTGAGTGAGCATGGAATTGAGTCGTATTTCAGCTTCCCGATGGTTGACAAACATGGTGCGGTACAGGGGCATCTGGTGCTGCTGGGAGACCGGCCGATCTACGAAGACCTGTGTGATATTCCAGCGATTAAAAGTTATACGTACCGGGCTGCAGCGGAGTTGAGTCGAGAGTATGCAGAGAAAAAACTGAAAGAGAGCGAACTCCGGATTACGATGGCGGCCCGCGGTTCGGAAATTGGGCTCTGGGATTATGATGTCATCACAAAACAGGCCAGGTTTGATGATAAATGGTATACCATGCTGGGGTACACTCCGTATGAAATCCCCGCCAGTTATGCAACCTGGCAATCGCTGGTACATCCAGAAGATCTAACACCAACTCTGAAGTTACTGGAGGACTATCTGGAAGGGAAAGTCCCGTCTTACGAAGCTGAAGTCCGTATGAAAACCAAATCCGGGCAATGGAAATGGATTCTGACCCGCGGCAAAATCTCAGCGTACAGTCCTCATCAGAAACCGGTCCAGGTCATTGGAACGCACATTGATATTGATGACTTAAAAAGATCTCAGCAGATCCGGCTGCAGAACGAGGCGCGGCTGCGGATCATTATGGAGCAGATTCCGGCGATTTTATGGACCACCGATCAAAATAATCATTACACGTCGATTGTCGGTGCAGGACTGAATCAACTGGGGATTCAACCGGACGATGCGGTGGGGAAACCGATCTATGAATTCCATGAGTCCGAAGAAGTTTCGGAGTATATGACCGCCATGCATGAACGGACTCTGAAGGGGGAATCGGTTCGGTTTGAACAACAGTTACAGAATACCATCCTGGATATTCATATTGCGCCGCTGCGTAATTCTCATGAACAGATCATAGGTTGTATCGGCCTGGCAATCGATGTTACGGTTCGCAAGAAAACGATTGAGCAGTTGAACCGCCAGCGAATCCTGCGCCAGCGAATCCTGCTGCAGACCATTTTTCACTCTGTGACCGATGTGATGATTGTGACCGATCGCAGTCACAATATTGTCATGTGTAACGAATCCATCCAGATGCACTTCCGTTGCAAGGAAGCGGATCTGCTGGGCCGCCCAGTCAGAGAACTCGTCAAGTCAGAATCAGATTACCAGGAGCAGTTTACCAGGGTTTCATATCCCAATACCCATGTCCTGAAACCATTTATCGTCGAGTATCTGAGAGCAGACAACTCTATATTTCAAGGCGAGACCATTATCACACCGCTGCGGCGATCCGATAATCAGATTACTGGTTACATTCAGGTGATACGCGATATTACCGATCGAATTCAAATGGAAGCGGAGAAAGATCACTTACATGCCCAGATGCTGCATGCGCAGAAGCTGGAAAGCCTGGGGGTCCTGGCAGGGGGAGTCGCTCATGATTTCAACAATCTGTTGCTGGCGATTCTGGGCAATACGAATCTTGCGTTGATGGAACTGCAGGAGAATTCCCCCATCAGTCAGAATGTCAAGAACATTGAAATCGCTGCCCGGCATGCGACGAAAATCTGTGAGCGGCTGCTGGCATATTCCGGACGCCGTACCTTTGTAACCACTACTTTCAATCTGAACCAGATTATTCAGGAGACGGTTGAGATCCTGAAAACGATCATTTCTCCTAATGCACATATTGATTTGAATCTGTCGAGAGACAATTTGTTGATTCATGGAGATACCGGCCAGATAGAACAGGTTGTTTTGAATCTGCTGACCAATGCTTCAGAAGCAATCCAGAATCAGAAAGATGCCGGGAAGATCGATGTTCGGACTGGATTCCTCGAACTGAACCAGGACGATTTTTCATACTACTATTTCTGTGAAAATGTCAGTCCAGGGAGATTTATCTTCTTCGAAATCGAAGATAATGGCAGTGGTATGGATGAGGACTGTCAGTCGAAAATGTTCGACCCATTCTTTACGACAAAGTTTACCGGACGGGGACTGGGGCTGGCGGGGGTTTCCGGTATTATCCGGGGACATCATGGTGGTTTATTTGTACAATCTGCAGTGGAGAGCGGATCCTGCTTTCGTGTAATTCTACCTGTGGCGACAGATCCTGAGGAAGAAATTACGACGGACAGCAGTGTCGATCCAGTGGTTCCTGCGGATGTGGGGTATGTACTGGTGATCGATGACGATCAGGCAGTTTGTAATGTGGTGACGAATGTTCTCAAACGCTTTGGGTTTTCTGTTCTGCTGGCAAATTCCGGATCCCAGGGGATCGAAGTCTTCGAACGCAATCGGGACTCGATCAGTGTTGTCTTACTGGATATGACCATGCCTGGTATGAGTGGAGTAGAAACTTTAAGACAGCTTCAGGACAAACAAATCAATGTTCCTGTGATTCTCACCAGTGGTCTCAGTGAAAACGACATCTCCGATCAGATGGACAGCTCAGAGATCGTGCACTTCCTCAAAAAACCATACAAGCCTCAAAAACTGGTAAATATTGTGAGTAAGGCTCTCTTACGTCATCAGATTAAAGATGATGCGACTGGAAAATATTAG
- a CDS encoding rhomboid family intramembrane serine protease translates to MLHSLKRFCSRYPVTALFLAVAVGLFLAVQAYRISHRTSGQNGFDDALWKLGAVQPLVFVHDHPLIEEKDYPTGGPFDLWAGEWWRILVSGFHHGDILHLVMNCVAIAFLGHLIEPVMRRWVYVLFLILATFISLLPEYYWEHYPVGLSGAAFAMFGMLILLRQTNEHIAEVFTEREIHWGLGWLFLCFVLTYLGIMNIANAAHVAGFLYGLLAGVVLINQSRFASLLRYAFVVSHLLLIPATWLICHPYWNGKYYWYLARHSDDLDQRIAYLKKGVELSPGEPKIGAELALSLYRTEKVPFDSWETILQSLKRNRSYEKGVDLARLIWKQFDSDEQKAKALKKMSEIFGSESEAWSDRLQLAQTEMVQTDAPPSGVSDGPTGDLLFLNRSNSQKKSLKPRDLTAPPVDPGSPQSAVEGVTL, encoded by the coding sequence ATGTTGCATTCTTTGAAAAGATTCTGTTCCCGCTATCCAGTCACTGCTTTGTTTCTGGCAGTTGCAGTCGGGTTATTCCTTGCTGTTCAGGCTTATCGCATCAGTCACCGGACTTCAGGTCAGAATGGATTTGATGATGCCCTCTGGAAACTGGGGGCTGTGCAGCCACTCGTGTTTGTACACGATCATCCGCTGATTGAAGAAAAAGACTATCCGACGGGGGGGCCATTCGACCTGTGGGCAGGAGAATGGTGGCGGATTCTGGTCAGTGGTTTCCATCACGGAGACATCCTGCATCTGGTGATGAACTGTGTCGCGATTGCCTTTCTGGGGCATCTGATCGAGCCGGTGATGCGTCGCTGGGTGTACGTCCTGTTTCTGATTCTGGCGACATTCATCTCGTTACTCCCCGAATACTACTGGGAACATTATCCTGTGGGTTTATCAGGAGCCGCATTTGCAATGTTCGGCATGCTGATTCTGTTGCGTCAAACAAACGAACATATTGCAGAGGTCTTCACTGAACGTGAAATTCACTGGGGGCTGGGCTGGTTGTTTTTGTGTTTCGTGTTAACGTATCTGGGGATCATGAATATTGCGAATGCCGCCCATGTAGCCGGGTTCCTGTATGGACTTCTGGCCGGAGTGGTGTTAATTAACCAGTCTCGTTTTGCGAGTCTACTGCGGTATGCATTTGTGGTCTCACATCTTCTGCTGATTCCAGCGACCTGGCTGATTTGTCATCCTTACTGGAACGGAAAGTATTACTGGTACCTGGCACGCCATTCTGACGATCTTGACCAGCGGATAGCCTATCTGAAGAAAGGGGTCGAATTGTCCCCGGGAGAACCGAAGATTGGCGCGGAACTGGCTCTGAGTCTGTATCGCACAGAAAAAGTGCCCTTCGATTCGTGGGAAACCATTCTGCAGTCCCTGAAACGGAACCGGTCATATGAAAAGGGAGTGGATCTTGCGAGACTGATCTGGAAACAGTTCGATTCAGATGAGCAGAAGGCAAAAGCATTGAAGAAAATGTCCGAAATCTTTGGCAGCGAATCTGAGGCCTGGTCGGATCGGCTGCAACTGGCACAGACAGAAATGGTACAGACCGATGCTCCTCCGTCTGGCGTTAGTGATGGTCCTACAGGCGATCTGCTGTTCCTGAACAGATCAAATTCTCAAAAGAAGTCGCTGAAACCTCGGGACTTGACAGCACCACCTGTAGATCCCGGTTCCCCACAGAGCGCTGTCGAAGGGGTTACGCTTTAG
- a CDS encoding FtsW/RodA/SpoVE family cell cycle protein yields MFHAGFHRIPWSLLCCILILMGCGLAGIARGDELAGQGHYFQKQCVWILISLTALAGTILFPYRNLRSISYPLFLATLILLIAVFFIPAVNGSRRWIPLGFFKFQPSELAKITYILALAHYLMYRKNYRRIPGLIVPFILTCVPVILILREPDLGTSLLFFPILFAMLFSAGARPRHLVTIVILGICMLPLLWLQMNPEQKSRIVALFTQRDGGEMPRGDGYHLYQSKQMLALGGVWGSEIAGMPVDDPAAYHLPAGRTDFIFCLVGERFGIVGCLFALVVFSFLFIRGLQIALATREPFGRLVAVGIVTLLASQTIINTGMTVGLMPITGMTLPLMSYGGTSMLSTCLALGLLINICMHPGYEIHAEPFRF; encoded by the coding sequence ATGTTTCACGCCGGTTTTCATCGCATTCCCTGGTCCCTGCTCTGCTGTATCCTGATTTTGATGGGTTGCGGCCTGGCAGGAATTGCGCGCGGCGACGAACTGGCAGGACAGGGACACTATTTCCAGAAACAATGTGTCTGGATCCTGATTTCACTCACTGCTCTGGCGGGCACAATCCTGTTCCCATACCGGAATCTGCGCAGCATCAGTTATCCGCTGTTTCTGGCGACACTGATATTACTGATCGCCGTCTTTTTCATCCCAGCAGTCAATGGGTCCCGCCGCTGGATTCCACTTGGCTTCTTCAAGTTTCAACCATCGGAACTGGCAAAGATCACTTATATTCTGGCCCTGGCGCATTATTTGATGTACCGCAAAAATTACCGCCGGATCCCGGGTCTGATCGTCCCCTTCATCTTAACCTGCGTTCCGGTCATCTTGATCCTGCGGGAGCCCGACCTGGGAACCTCCCTGCTCTTTTTCCCCATTCTGTTCGCAATGCTGTTTTCTGCAGGCGCTCGACCTCGGCACCTGGTTACGATCGTCATCCTGGGAATCTGCATGCTGCCCCTCCTCTGGCTGCAAATGAACCCCGAACAGAAATCGCGTATTGTGGCTCTGTTCACTCAGCGTGATGGCGGGGAAATGCCCCGCGGGGACGGCTACCACCTCTACCAGTCAAAGCAAATGCTTGCCCTGGGAGGTGTCTGGGGCAGCGAAATCGCCGGAATGCCCGTCGACGATCCCGCTGCCTATCACCTTCCCGCCGGCCGGACCGACTTCATCTTCTGTCTGGTGGGTGAACGCTTCGGCATCGTGGGTTGCCTGTTTGCTCTGGTCGTCTTTAGTTTTCTGTTTATTCGTGGTCTGCAGATCGCACTTGCAACCCGCGAGCCGTTTGGAAGGCTTGTCGCGGTCGGTATTGTGACCTTGCTCGCATCACAAACGATCATCAACACAGGGATGACGGTCGGTCTGATGCCGATCACCGGAATGACACTTCCCCTGATGAGTTATGGCGGCACCAGCATGCTCAGCACCTGCCTCGCCCTGGGATTGCTGATCAATATCTGCATGCATCCCGGCTATGAGATTCATGCTGAACCTTTTCGGTTCTGA
- a CDS encoding FMN-binding protein gives MTELPLASQPAPRPRPASQLRSFSLKLYRITILLLIVWLIRDYYIRIRVQGQAPIELREVKEILPQAEALSVDHSDRMGLFILDRNNQTIGYAIRTSPISDEIIGYCGPTDTLIVFGQKTGKVSGLAIRSSGDTTSHVNDVRANQYFRDRWKEYSWDQIAKLDLEQGEIEGVSGATMTSMGLAYAIRHRIRYSQKQAQAITPFRFEFKDTVLIMFATGACLLTFTRLKRIHWLRKLFKIAAFIYLGFITGDLLAESLFAGWAKYAVPWRQLSGLVLLAGTAILIPWSTRRNVYCQSLCPHGTAQEFLGRLIPHRKKWKIRPDVKRALRWIPGLLLALILIIIFLRLPVDLAELEAFDAYLLTSAGIASIVIALSGLIASIFVPQAYCHFGCPTGTIFEFVRSHGRADHFGKSDFVAGLFLIMALILNQYAEVIQQLLLQ, from the coding sequence ATGACCGAATTACCGCTAGCTTCCCAGCCTGCTCCGCGCCCCCGCCCGGCCAGCCAGCTTAGATCATTCTCTCTGAAACTGTATCGAATTACGATTCTGCTTCTGATCGTCTGGTTGATTCGCGATTATTACATTCGTATTCGCGTTCAGGGCCAGGCCCCCATTGAGCTCAGGGAGGTCAAAGAGATCCTTCCGCAGGCGGAAGCACTCAGCGTCGATCATTCTGATCGCATGGGCTTATTCATCCTGGATCGAAACAACCAGACCATTGGCTATGCAATTCGCACTTCACCCATTTCTGATGAAATCATCGGTTACTGTGGTCCCACAGATACTCTGATTGTCTTTGGCCAGAAGACAGGAAAAGTGTCAGGTCTGGCGATTCGTTCCAGCGGGGACACCACCTCGCATGTGAATGACGTCCGCGCAAACCAATATTTCAGGGATCGTTGGAAAGAATACTCGTGGGACCAGATCGCGAAACTGGATCTGGAACAGGGGGAAATTGAAGGAGTTTCAGGGGCCACAATGACGAGCATGGGGCTGGCGTACGCAATCCGCCACCGCATCCGTTACTCGCAAAAGCAGGCGCAAGCTATCACTCCCTTCCGATTTGAGTTCAAAGATACGGTTCTAATCATGTTTGCAACCGGAGCCTGCCTGCTGACATTTACGCGGTTGAAACGGATTCACTGGCTCCGAAAGCTATTCAAAATCGCGGCATTCATTTACCTGGGATTTATTACAGGCGATCTCCTGGCCGAATCCCTGTTTGCCGGCTGGGCAAAGTATGCCGTTCCCTGGCGGCAACTGTCCGGCCTGGTCCTGCTGGCTGGCACCGCAATTCTGATCCCCTGGAGCACACGACGAAATGTGTATTGCCAGAGTCTCTGCCCGCATGGTACCGCCCAGGAATTTCTGGGGAGACTGATACCACATCGTAAAAAATGGAAAATCAGGCCTGATGTGAAACGGGCTCTGCGGTGGATCCCAGGGCTGCTGCTTGCCCTGATTCTGATTATCATCTTCCTGAGACTCCCCGTTGACCTGGCGGAACTGGAAGCCTTTGACGCTTACCTCTTGACGTCTGCCGGTATTGCATCGATTGTAATTGCCCTATCCGGACTGATTGCGTCAATATTCGTCCCCCAGGCATATTGCCACTTCGGTTGCCCCACGGGAACAATCTTCGAATTTGTCCGTTCGCATGGCCGTGCGGACCATTTTGGTAAGAGCGATTTCGTTGCCGGGCTCTTTCTGATTATGGCACTCATACTTAACCAGTATGCAGAAGTCATCCAACAACTGTTACTGCAATAA